A segment of the Ramlibacter agri genome:
GTCCTCGGCCACGCGCGTGCACAGGTCCGTGAAGATCGCGCCCAGCTCCGCGCGGTCGCGCACGGCGTGCAGGTCGCGGTCGAAGGTGGTCTCGCGGCTCATGGAGACGGGCTCGCTTTCGGTCACCACAGGACGGTCGTCGCGGCCCCAGGCGGCGTCGTGCATCCAGGCGCCGTAGGCCTGGCCGAAGTTGTCGACCAGCCAGTCGCGCGGCTGCGCGGCGATGTCGCCGACGGTGAGCAGGTGCAGCTTCTGCAGCTTCACCTCCGACTTCGGGCCGATGCCGTTGATCTTGCGCACCGCCAGCGGCCAGATCTTCGTCTGCACGTCGTCTTCGTAGACGATGGAGATGCCGTTCGGCTTGTTGAACTCGCTCGCCATCTTGGCAATGAGCTTGTTCGGCGCGACGCCGATCGAGCAGGTGAGGCCGGTCGTGTCGTGGATGGCCTTCTGGATCAGGCGCGCCAGCACGCGGCCGCCTTCGCGCTGGCCGCCCGGCACCTCGGTGAAGTCGATGTAGACCTCGTCGACGCCGCGGTCCTCCATCACCGGCGCGATGTCGCGGATGATGGCCTTGAAGCCGCGCGAGTAACGGCGCACCTCCTCGAAGTCCACCGGCAGCACCAGCGCCTGCGGGCACAGCCTGGCCGCCTTCATCATGCCCATGGCGGAACCCACGCCGAACTGGCGCGCGGGGTAGGTGGCGGTGGTGATGACGCCGCGGCCCACGTAGTCCTTCAGCAGCGGGAAGGCATCCACCGGGATCTGCGAGCGCGGGCGGTCGGCATAGCGTTCGCGCAGCAGCTCGTCCACCTCGCGCCGGCCGCCGCCGATCACGACCGGCAGGCCTTTCAGTTGCGGATAGCGCAGCAACTCCACGGACGCGAAGAAGGCGTCCATGTCGAGGTGGGCGATGCGGCGCGGGAGGCTCACCCTTGCATTGTGCAATCTGCCGCGGCTTGACCTGCCGCAACGCGCTGCAGGCCCCGTTCCGGGATGATGGCCGCATGCCAGTTTGCGAAAAAGAACATGGTGCGGCGAGCACCGGGGAGGCGGTCGCGCGCATCGTGTATGCGAGCCAGGCCGCCGCGACGGGAAGCATCTATTCGGAAATGGAGCGCATCCGCGCCAGCGCCGTGCGGCACAACCCGCCGGCGGGCGTCGCCACCGCGCTGCTGCACCAGAGCGGCTGGTTCGTGCAGTGGAAGGAAGGGCCGCAGGCAGCGGTCGCAAGCATCATGGAGCGCGTGGCCGGCGACCCACGGCACTGCGGGCTGCGCGTGGTCCACCGCAGCGTGGGTCCGCGGCTGCTGCATGGCCCGTGGTCGATGGCCATCGTGCAATGCGACGAGCCGGCCAGCGACATGGGCCAGCGCGTGGACGAAGTGCTGGCCGCCGTGGACCGCGGCACGGCCTTCACGCCGCCGGCCATCTGGCGGCGGCTGTCGACGCCCATGCGGCATCCCGGCGCGCGGCGGCAGCAGGACCCGGATGCCTTCCAGCGCGTGCTGGTGTGCGCCGCCGGCGGCACGGGGTCCT
Coding sequences within it:
- a CDS encoding BLUF domain-containing protein — translated: MPVCEKEHGAASTGEAVARIVYASQAAATGSIYSEMERIRASAVRHNPPAGVATALLHQSGWFVQWKEGPQAAVASIMERVAGDPRHCGLRVVHRSVGPRLLHGPWSMAIVQCDEPASDMGQRVDEVLAAVDRGTAFTPPAIWRRLSTPMRHPGARRQQDPDAFQRVLVCAAGGTGSFDLVRWLSQRFRAELVQRRFAGAHDLDVATDYVDFIHGERVLRVIAMARNGLHLPLTRAFLADYSHLVLLLSGDATRDEDLVLRMAQACAGLAEAPPLIALARQGADHAVPFAMARRCGLVYLQAHANLGDPWSCWQALMPLLERWQDMELVRLATAA
- a CDS encoding Y-family DNA polymerase codes for the protein MDAFFASVELLRYPQLKGLPVVIGGGRREVDELLRERYADRPRSQIPVDAFPLLKDYVGRGVITTATYPARQFGVGSAMGMMKAARLCPQALVLPVDFEEVRRYSRGFKAIIRDIAPVMEDRGVDEVYIDFTEVPGGQREGGRVLARLIQKAIHDTTGLTCSIGVAPNKLIAKMASEFNKPNGISIVYEDDVQTKIWPLAVRKINGIGPKSEVKLQKLHLLTVGDIAAQPRDWLVDNFGQAYGAWMHDAAWGRDDRPVVTESEPVSMSRETTFDRDLHAVRDRAELGAIFTDLCTRVAEDLRRKGYVGRTIGIKLRYDDFRTATRDITLDAYTDDPATIRRAAGQCLKRVDLARRLRLLGVRVGKLAKASEVPPPSTPRVEEHTPDLFSQA